One window from the genome of Halomicrobium zhouii encodes:
- a CDS encoding DUF5830 family protein yields the protein MTDDDRIELGLELLAHLEHGELSVKEAMDRIEIVTTSPQLQRDILDEAARRGVVEREGGTVRPVADGTYVSFESDVVVKEGEFSCQRCGAGISEGHFVQFDADEMGPFGSTCIRKVLGRE from the coding sequence GTGACGGACGACGACCGCATCGAACTCGGCCTCGAACTGCTCGCCCACCTCGAGCACGGCGAGCTCTCCGTCAAGGAGGCGATGGACCGCATCGAGATCGTCACGACGAGTCCGCAGTTGCAGCGTGACATTCTCGACGAGGCGGCCCGTCGTGGCGTGGTCGAGCGCGAGGGCGGGACGGTCCGACCGGTCGCGGACGGGACGTACGTGAGTTTCGAGAGCGACGTCGTCGTGAAAGAAGGCGAGTTCTCCTGTCAGCGCTGCGGCGCCGGCATCTCCGAGGGCCACTTCGTCCAGTTCGACGCCGACGAGATGGGGCCGTTCGGGTCGACGTGTATCAGAAAGGTGCTCGGCCGGGAGTGA
- a CDS encoding DUF7405 family protein, producing the protein MPPGDSRGISRRDFVASAVAIGGSAALSACLGREAPLVSEKSDRESQFPTGSDPASLPDGQHNWNEYLVTDAHGNTAIPQHQVVLGLEYVGSVPPTDEERSEVEAALQSLERAHQWGTGGATSASLNEGLLTLLGYSPRYFDRMDASVDGLTPPEDVLKAVGEDPSMADPYDAYLVLNSDYGSILLGCEEALFGERDRINGQAVEGTFEGIFERRERRAGVVGRGNVADEVDNDSIPPSAPLSMGFRSGFRDTQPSEAAVTIDDGPMAGGTILAASRLHIDLDRWYEQDDDERFAEMFSPTQDPADIGPVGDRLGSTSEITKDDTENVEEIAEEHGRLGHSQKVARARDEDFRPQILRRTEGVATDVAEGVGFNFHSIQATMDAFVETRTAMNVDEYDVDVADDDHGIVDYLETRARGSYVVPPRDQRALPTI; encoded by the coding sequence ATGCCTCCGGGTGATTCTCGCGGCATCTCTCGACGAGACTTCGTCGCGTCTGCGGTGGCGATCGGTGGGTCGGCGGCGCTGTCTGCCTGTCTCGGTCGGGAAGCGCCGCTGGTGTCCGAGAAGTCGGACCGGGAGTCCCAGTTTCCGACCGGCTCGGACCCCGCGTCGCTACCCGACGGCCAGCACAACTGGAACGAGTACCTGGTCACGGACGCCCACGGGAACACGGCGATTCCGCAACATCAGGTCGTCCTCGGCCTCGAGTACGTGGGATCGGTGCCGCCGACCGACGAAGAACGGAGCGAGGTCGAGGCCGCGTTACAGTCCCTGGAGCGAGCACACCAGTGGGGGACCGGTGGCGCGACGTCGGCGTCGCTCAACGAGGGGCTCCTGACGCTACTCGGCTACTCACCGCGATATTTCGACCGGATGGACGCGAGCGTCGACGGGCTCACACCGCCGGAAGACGTCCTCAAGGCCGTCGGCGAGGACCCCTCGATGGCCGACCCATACGACGCCTACCTCGTACTCAACAGCGACTACGGCTCGATCCTGCTGGGCTGCGAGGAGGCGCTGTTCGGCGAACGCGACCGGATCAACGGCCAGGCCGTCGAGGGGACCTTCGAGGGAATCTTCGAACGACGCGAGCGCCGGGCCGGCGTCGTCGGACGTGGGAACGTCGCCGACGAGGTCGACAACGACTCGATACCGCCGTCTGCGCCGCTTTCGATGGGGTTTCGCTCGGGGTTCCGCGACACGCAGCCCTCGGAGGCGGCGGTCACCATCGACGACGGACCGATGGCGGGTGGGACCATACTTGCGGCCTCCCGCCTGCACATTGACCTGGACCGGTGGTACGAACAGGACGACGACGAACGCTTCGCCGAGATGTTCTCACCGACGCAGGACCCGGCCGACATCGGGCCGGTCGGTGATCGGCTCGGGTCCACCAGCGAGATAACGAAAGATGACACGGAGAACGTCGAGGAAATCGCCGAAGAACACGGGCGCCTCGGTCACTCTCAGAAAGTCGCGCGTGCACGCGACGAGGATTTCCGGCCACAGATCCTCCGCCGGACGGAGGGCGTGGCCACGGACGTGGCAGAGGGCGTCGGCTTCAACTTCCACTCCATCCAGGCCACGATGGACGCGTTCGTCGAGACGCGCACGGCGATGAACGTCGACGAGTACGACGTCGACGTCGCCGACGACGACCACGGCATCGTCGACTACCTCGAGACGAGAGCACGCGGCAGTTACGTCGTCCCGCCGCGAGACCAGCGGGCACTCCCGACTATCTAA
- a CDS encoding GAP family protein — protein MSFVEVLPLAIVMIAGPQILSSIFLATSERWRTNSAAYVFGAALSISLVVSIAYLLGSSLGGGGGLLGASARQLLYLAVLVLLFYAAVDTYRKREVSEPPKWMGKLTNATPGFSFRLGFLLLGVFPTNVVTSISVGTFLAANADPVTDAAGFVSLTLFMLALPSLGVLVLGRRAELVLPKIRDWMNDNTWIISEAVIALFVVLTLQNLLG, from the coding sequence GTGAGCTTCGTCGAAGTGCTCCCCCTGGCCATCGTGATGATCGCGGGACCACAGATACTCTCGTCCATCTTTCTCGCGACGAGTGAGCGATGGCGGACCAACTCGGCGGCCTACGTCTTCGGTGCGGCCCTCTCTATCAGTCTCGTCGTCTCCATCGCATACCTGCTGGGGAGCAGTCTCGGTGGCGGTGGCGGACTGTTGGGTGCGAGCGCACGGCAACTGCTCTACCTCGCCGTCCTGGTGCTCCTCTTCTACGCCGCAGTCGACACGTACCGAAAGCGGGAGGTGTCGGAGCCGCCGAAGTGGATGGGGAAGCTGACGAACGCGACACCCGGGTTCTCGTTCAGGCTGGGATTCCTCCTGCTGGGCGTCTTCCCGACCAACGTCGTCACCTCGATCAGCGTCGGAACGTTCCTCGCGGCGAACGCCGACCCGGTGACGGACGCGGCCGGATTCGTCTCGCTCACGCTCTTCATGCTCGCGCTTCCTTCGCTCGGCGTGCTCGTCCTCGGCAGGCGGGCGGAGCTCGTCCTTCCGAAGATTCGTGACTGGATGAACGACAACACCTGGATCATCTCCGAGGCGGTCATCGCTCTCTTCGTCGTCCTGACGCTCCAGAACCTCCTCGGATGA
- a CDS encoding SDR family oxidoreductase — protein MSTLAETSALITGASSGIGRATAHALASRGADVTISARREERLQELAETLREEYGVDVLVHTADVTDDEQVADLVEAAAAEFGRLDTVVANAGLAREGSVEEMETDAFRQMMDVNCEGLFFTARESIPHLRETDGILVVLASMAGQYPRPGNPVYAATKWWARGFAKSLAGSVGSDGVGVTVVNPTEVRTEFGSEDDQASEDVLSPDEAAEPEDVAEAIAFAAEQEPPNVVQELDFYRRDKFEGW, from the coding sequence ATGAGCACTCTGGCGGAGACGAGCGCCCTGATCACCGGGGCGAGTTCGGGTATCGGCCGCGCCACTGCACACGCACTCGCCAGCCGCGGCGCCGACGTCACCATCTCGGCGCGCCGCGAGGAACGGCTCCAGGAACTGGCCGAGACGCTTCGCGAGGAGTACGGGGTCGACGTCCTCGTCCACACGGCCGACGTCACCGACGACGAGCAGGTCGCCGACCTGGTGGAAGCCGCGGCCGCGGAGTTCGGCCGCCTCGACACCGTCGTCGCCAACGCCGGCCTCGCCCGCGAGGGGTCTGTCGAGGAGATGGAGACCGACGCCTTCCGGCAGATGATGGACGTCAACTGCGAGGGGCTGTTCTTCACCGCCCGCGAGTCGATTCCCCACCTCCGGGAGACCGACGGCATCCTCGTCGTCCTCGCCAGCATGGCCGGTCAGTACCCCCGCCCGGGCAACCCGGTGTACGCCGCCACCAAGTGGTGGGCCCGCGGGTTCGCAAAGTCCCTGGCCGGCAGTGTGGGCTCCGACGGCGTCGGCGTCACGGTCGTCAACCCGACCGAGGTCCGTACGGAGTTCGGCTCCGAGGACGACCAGGCCTCGGAGGACGTCCTCTCGCCCGACGAGGCCGCCGAACCCGAGGACGTCGCCGAGGCCATCGCCTTCGCCGCCGAACAGGAGCCCCCGAACGTCGTCCAGGAACTCGACTTCTACCGCCGGGACAAGTTCGAGGGCTGGTGA
- a CDS encoding CRTAC1 family protein — protein MTQNTQRARIALVTCCVAVLAVTAGCSALGESPPEIQFRNATAESGLSYSDSIDSGFGNGNAGIYATDFDDDGWTDLLAIGDERPALFRNDGGTYEESDALPPLNRTFKSAAVVDYDSDGWEDILLLPTNGSVVTLHNDEGSFERVDVGLGNVTYPLGAAAADYDGDGDRDLFLYQAGNWRVGKPAGYFTPNGTVQDDNGNPNVLYENVDGEFERVDDAGIDGDRWSLAASFTDLTGDGHPDVHVANDYNSDVLYVNQGDGTFEKRNLRGSTERNGMASEVADVTGDGRQDVFVTNIYLPISPQTMGHERYERVEYFLSYVIHSGRTKGNTLLVNQGDGEFADQADEFGVRQGGWGWAASLSDFNNDGRPDLIHTTQNVVTIDQEDPHYPYPMVWQNNGSGYTSLDASDRGFDKHDGRGMVTLDYDRDGDQDVVTANYDQPYVVYENTVDESNSVQFRAVGDEGELALGATVEVDAEGDTTTVVQNGRTDYLSQDSRVSHVGLGSAESVHITVTWPDGTEQRFEDVAANQRLRITRDGLETVTTFDGGGD, from the coding sequence GTGACTCAGAACACACAGCGGGCGCGAATCGCGCTCGTCACCTGCTGCGTCGCGGTCCTGGCTGTCACGGCCGGCTGCTCGGCGCTCGGCGAATCGCCACCCGAGATACAGTTCCGCAACGCCACCGCGGAGAGCGGGCTGTCGTACTCGGACTCCATCGACAGCGGCTTCGGCAACGGGAACGCCGGCATCTACGCGACTGACTTCGACGACGACGGCTGGACCGACCTGCTCGCCATCGGCGACGAGCGGCCGGCGCTGTTCCGGAACGACGGCGGGACGTACGAGGAGAGCGACGCGCTCCCGCCCCTGAATCGCACGTTCAAGAGCGCCGCGGTCGTCGACTACGACAGCGACGGCTGGGAGGACATTCTCCTGCTCCCGACCAACGGCTCGGTCGTCACGCTCCACAACGACGAGGGCTCCTTCGAGCGCGTCGACGTCGGCCTCGGCAACGTGACCTACCCGCTCGGCGCAGCGGCCGCCGACTACGACGGTGACGGCGACCGCGATCTCTTCCTCTACCAGGCGGGCAACTGGCGCGTGGGCAAGCCAGCCGGCTACTTCACGCCCAACGGGACCGTCCAGGACGACAACGGCAACCCCAACGTCCTCTACGAGAACGTGGACGGTGAGTTCGAGCGCGTCGACGACGCCGGTATCGACGGCGACCGCTGGAGCCTCGCGGCGAGTTTCACGGACCTCACCGGCGACGGCCACCCCGACGTCCACGTCGCCAACGACTACAACAGCGACGTGCTGTACGTCAACCAGGGCGACGGCACGTTCGAGAAGCGCAACCTGCGTGGGTCGACCGAACGGAACGGGATGGCCTCGGAAGTCGCCGACGTGACCGGTGACGGCCGCCAGGACGTCTTCGTCACGAACATCTACCTCCCCATCTCGCCCCAGACGATGGGCCACGAGCGTTACGAGCGCGTCGAGTACTTCCTCTCGTACGTCATCCACTCGGGCCGGACGAAGGGGAACACGCTGCTGGTCAACCAGGGCGACGGTGAGTTTGCGGACCAGGCCGACGAGTTCGGCGTCCGGCAGGGCGGCTGGGGGTGGGCGGCGAGCCTCTCCGACTTCAACAACGACGGCCGGCCCGACCTGATCCACACGACCCAGAACGTCGTCACGATCGACCAGGAGGACCCCCACTACCCCTATCCGATGGTGTGGCAGAACAACGGGAGCGGCTACACCTCGCTCGACGCCTCCGACCGCGGCTTCGACAAGCACGACGGCCGCGGGATGGTGACGCTCGACTACGACCGCGACGGCGACCAGGACGTCGTGACGGCCAACTACGACCAGCCCTACGTCGTCTACGAGAACACGGTCGACGAGTCCAACAGCGTCCAGTTCCGCGCCGTCGGCGACGAGGGCGAACTCGCCCTCGGGGCGACCGTCGAGGTGGACGCCGAGGGCGACACGACGACCGTCGTCCAGAACGGGCGAACGGACTACCTCTCGCAGGACAGCCGCGTCAGCCACGTCGGCCTCGGATCGGCCGAGAGCGTCCATATCACGGTCACCTGGCCAGACGGCACCGAGCAGCGCTTCGAGGACGTCGCCGCGAACCAGCGACTGCGGATTACCAGGGACGGCCTGGAGACGGTCACGACGTTCGACGGCGGTGGGGATTAA
- a CDS encoding AI-2E family transporter, whose product MSVDRPSSNPVRVLLARKHLAWWILGVVFLGVVAYVGYAYLPWIVFGLFAYYVARPVSRRLEPRVGSTGLAALATILLIVVPFVVFFTAFLLVALGQFVDAVSGVPVQVILDQLPFRIPALPDTPEEVYETVIVLVQEPSVQSAVGAVTGTIGLVGSVLYNLFLSILLAFFLLVNDRRLADWFSTEIFDEESLATGYFCRVDAGLKSVYFGYTMTIFAIVILSTVIYTAFNAFAPGTLAIPSLVLFGVVTGVFTLVPLVGRSIVYLFIAVVLGIQAVSTDPALLWYPIAFLLVMTIAFDNVVRTYIRPYLSGRMFATALVMFAYLLGPALFGWYGIFLGPLLLVAIVAFMQYILPILAHPERERVTLASGPTLDEYVQRTTGDPGASPDSDSEDRSPG is encoded by the coding sequence ATGTCCGTCGACCGACCGTCGTCGAACCCCGTTCGGGTCTTGCTCGCGCGGAAACACCTCGCCTGGTGGATTCTCGGCGTCGTCTTCCTCGGCGTCGTCGCCTACGTCGGGTACGCGTACCTCCCGTGGATCGTGTTCGGCCTGTTCGCCTACTACGTCGCGCGGCCGGTTTCGCGCCGACTCGAACCTCGCGTCGGTTCGACGGGCCTGGCCGCCCTCGCGACGATACTCCTCATCGTCGTCCCCTTCGTCGTCTTCTTCACCGCGTTCCTGCTCGTCGCGCTCGGCCAGTTCGTGGACGCGGTGTCCGGCGTGCCGGTGCAGGTGATACTCGACCAGCTTCCGTTCCGGATCCCCGCCCTCCCGGACACCCCCGAAGAGGTCTACGAAACGGTCATCGTTCTGGTCCAGGAACCGTCGGTCCAATCGGCCGTCGGGGCCGTCACCGGCACCATCGGCCTCGTCGGTTCCGTCCTCTACAATCTGTTCCTCTCCATCCTGCTCGCCTTCTTCCTGCTCGTCAACGACCGACGCCTCGCAGACTGGTTCAGCACCGAAATCTTCGACGAGGAGAGCCTCGCGACCGGATACTTCTGTCGCGTCGACGCGGGACTGAAGTCCGTCTACTTCGGCTACACGATGACCATCTTTGCCATCGTGATCCTCTCGACGGTCATCTACACGGCGTTCAACGCGTTCGCCCCCGGGACGCTCGCGATCCCGTCGCTGGTGCTGTTCGGCGTCGTCACCGGCGTCTTCACGCTCGTCCCACTGGTCGGCCGGTCCATCGTCTACCTCTTCATCGCGGTGGTCCTCGGGATTCAGGCCGTCTCGACCGACCCGGCGCTGCTCTGGTACCCGATCGCGTTTCTCCTCGTCATGACGATCGCCTTCGACAACGTCGTGCGGACGTACATCCGACCGTACCTCTCGGGGCGGATGTTCGCGACCGCACTCGTCATGTTCGCCTACCTCCTCGGTCCCGCGCTGTTCGGCTGGTACGGCATCTTTCTCGGCCCCCTTCTGCTCGTGGCAATCGTCGCTTTCATGCAGTACATCCTCCCGATCCTGGCGCATCCGGAGCGAGAACGGGTGACCCTCGCGTCGGGACCGACCCTCGACGAGTACGTACAGCGGACGACGGGCGACCCGGGCGCGTCACCTGACTCGGACTCCGAAGACAGGTCGCCCGGATGA
- a CDS encoding TVP38/TMEM64 family protein, translating into MNWLSRRQVAGSVLLVGVALVATILLSPARLLAELAGLSTRPVLFGGALVVLYLVRPLFAWPISPISALVGYVLGVTYGVPVALVGATLTCVPPFLFARYVGVDDPEDSPETIVDRLGAAGRRVVEVTGATRGVLAARLSPIPADPVSYGAGVSGVSTRAFVAGTFVGEVPWVVLEVLAGASMRQLSMQGLGAGLHVVVGSAAVALLVLAGPTYRHVWRDQPS; encoded by the coding sequence ATGAACTGGCTGTCGCGGCGCCAGGTTGCGGGGTCGGTCCTGCTCGTCGGCGTCGCGCTCGTGGCGACGATTCTCCTCTCGCCGGCGCGCCTGCTCGCCGAACTGGCCGGACTCTCGACGCGTCCCGTCCTCTTCGGCGGCGCGCTCGTCGTCCTCTACCTGGTCCGCCCGCTGTTCGCCTGGCCGATCAGCCCTATCTCCGCGCTCGTCGGCTACGTCCTCGGTGTCACGTACGGCGTCCCGGTCGCCCTCGTCGGCGCGACCCTGACGTGCGTCCCGCCGTTCCTCTTCGCTCGCTACGTCGGCGTGGACGACCCGGAAGACTCCCCAGAGACGATCGTCGACCGGCTCGGTGCCGCCGGCCGTCGGGTGGTCGAGGTCACCGGTGCGACGCGGGGCGTGCTCGCAGCTCGTCTCTCGCCGATTCCCGCCGACCCTGTCTCCTACGGTGCGGGCGTCTCCGGCGTGTCCACGCGCGCGTTCGTCGCCGGAACGTTCGTCGGAGAAGTTCCGTGGGTCGTCCTGGAAGTCCTCGCGGGCGCGTCGATGCGTCAGCTCTCGATGCAGGGGCTCGGGGCCGGCCTCCACGTGGTCGTCGGCTCCGCCGCGGTCGCGTTGCTCGTCCTGGCCGGGCCGACGTATCGGCACGTCTGGCGGGACCAGCCCTCCTAA
- a CDS encoding nucleoside hydrolase — protein MTRNVLFDTDPGCDDAVMLAMALGHDAVDVVGLSTVCGNSTVTNTTRNALAILDHGGFDVPVARGCERPLVDDLTTAEWIHGEGGLRGDLPDPTSEPVDQHGADFIVEQAREHGDDLTIAAVGPLTNLAIALAKEPALPEMVDDIYLMGGAAFQSGNVTPAAEANFHNDPAAASRVIQDAEAKMVGLDVTNGASPAPETIDSYGERGGGFGVVADWIGYPEAAQGVGQDRLAVHDAAVAADLVDPGVLSFEEYFCEVDTTGGPSHGAVVCDQYGVRDAEPNASVAVDMDLERFRSVFRAGVEGYAAAVDGADG, from the coding sequence ATGACGCGAAACGTCCTGTTCGACACCGACCCCGGGTGTGACGACGCGGTGATGCTCGCCATGGCGCTGGGCCACGACGCCGTCGACGTGGTGGGTCTCTCGACGGTCTGTGGCAACTCCACCGTCACCAACACGACCCGGAACGCCCTCGCGATCCTCGACCACGGCGGCTTCGACGTCCCGGTCGCGCGCGGCTGCGAGCGTCCGCTCGTCGACGACCTCACCACGGCCGAGTGGATCCACGGCGAGGGCGGCCTCCGCGGCGACCTCCCGGACCCGACCTCCGAGCCCGTCGACCAGCACGGCGCCGACTTCATCGTCGAACAGGCCCGCGAACACGGCGACGACCTGACTATCGCCGCCGTCGGCCCCCTCACCAACCTCGCGATAGCACTGGCGAAGGAGCCGGCCCTCCCCGAGATGGTCGACGACATCTACCTGATGGGTGGCGCGGCCTTCCAGAGCGGCAACGTCACCCCGGCCGCCGAGGCCAACTTCCACAACGACCCGGCCGCGGCCAGCCGCGTTATCCAGGACGCCGAGGCGAAGATGGTCGGCCTCGACGTCACCAACGGCGCCTCGCCAGCGCCCGAGACGATCGATTCGTACGGAGAGCGGGGCGGCGGCTTCGGCGTCGTCGCCGACTGGATCGGCTACCCCGAGGCGGCCCAGGGCGTCGGGCAGGACCGACTGGCGGTCCACGACGCCGCCGTCGCGGCCGATCTCGTCGACCCCGGCGTCCTCTCCTTCGAGGAGTACTTCTGCGAGGTCGACACCACCGGCGGTCCCTCCCACGGCGCCGTCGTCTGCGACCAGTACGGGGTCCGCGACGCCGAGCCGAACGCGTCAGTCGCGGTCGATATGGACCTCGAGCGCTTCCGCTCGGTGTTCCGGGCCGGTGTCGAGGGGTACGCGGCCGCGGTGGACGGCGCGGACGGGTGA
- a CDS encoding ABC transporter substrate-binding protein: MEREERHATGGTTSRRRLLETIAAGSAAGLGGLAGCISDGSGGTPTPDSAPTFLLSTVQSGPYSRLGDKELNGFELAVKHINEGGGLVEAGAFEELTGDGLLGYEVETTTVDNEGSGETARSNVLPHVTENEVTMICGGARASTARAHRDIAIEHEVPFMAGTCLLDALSGEECAATMYREMYSSRALVRALGPTLATRVGERATYVQLYADSPEGKDLRNAVDRYFADSGTPRWEPRGNEAIQPGSTGYEDDLAQITRGRPDALFLNLFGIDAINALTAAQDAVPEETQVVVPFIDDSLGYVVGSEVADILGTMPWEAGLDGEYAKAYDSAYVSNYGTIAGGDAATGSGTAHVTYTQTLQFAAAAARAESFDPGAIQSALEGYEYDAGGGDQRLQACNHQASRAVPVVRGRSSQDSGGNYFELLDHRDGVVPTCEEEPATSCSL, encoded by the coding sequence ATGGAACGGGAGGAGCGCCACGCGACAGGTGGGACGACGTCTCGACGGCGGCTGCTCGAGACGATCGCGGCAGGGAGCGCCGCCGGACTCGGTGGGCTGGCCGGCTGTATCTCCGACGGGAGCGGCGGCACGCCGACGCCGGATTCGGCACCGACGTTCCTGCTGTCGACGGTACAGTCCGGACCGTACTCGCGTCTCGGTGACAAGGAGCTGAACGGATTCGAACTGGCGGTCAAGCACATCAACGAGGGTGGCGGACTCGTCGAGGCCGGCGCGTTCGAGGAGTTGACCGGTGACGGTCTCCTCGGGTACGAGGTGGAGACGACGACCGTCGACAACGAGGGGAGCGGCGAGACGGCGCGGTCGAACGTCCTCCCCCACGTGACCGAAAACGAAGTGACCATGATCTGTGGCGGCGCCAGGGCGAGCACCGCCAGGGCCCACCGCGATATCGCGATCGAACACGAGGTGCCCTTCATGGCTGGGACGTGTCTACTCGACGCGCTCAGCGGGGAAGAGTGCGCCGCGACGATGTACCGGGAGATGTACTCCTCGCGTGCACTCGTGCGCGCCCTCGGACCGACGCTCGCCACCAGGGTGGGCGAACGGGCCACCTACGTCCAGCTGTACGCCGATTCCCCGGAGGGGAAGGACCTGCGGAACGCGGTCGACCGGTACTTCGCCGACTCGGGGACGCCCCGCTGGGAACCCCGAGGGAACGAGGCCATCCAGCCCGGCTCGACGGGGTACGAGGACGACCTCGCCCAGATCACACGCGGCCGACCGGACGCCCTGTTCCTGAACCTGTTCGGGATCGACGCCATCAACGCGCTGACGGCCGCTCAGGACGCCGTCCCCGAGGAGACACAGGTCGTCGTCCCCTTCATCGACGACTCGCTGGGCTACGTCGTCGGCTCCGAGGTCGCCGACATCCTCGGAACGATGCCGTGGGAAGCCGGCCTCGACGGCGAGTACGCCAAGGCGTACGATTCGGCGTACGTGAGCAACTACGGGACGATCGCCGGCGGCGACGCCGCGACCGGGTCCGGGACGGCACACGTTACCTACACCCAGACCCTCCAGTTCGCCGCCGCGGCAGCGCGCGCGGAGTCGTTCGATCCCGGCGCCATCCAGTCGGCGCTGGAAGGCTACGAATACGACGCCGGCGGCGGAGACCAGCGCCTCCAGGCGTGTAACCACCAGGCCAGCCGTGCCGTCCCGGTCGTTCGCGGCAGGTCGAGTCAGGACTCCGGCGGGAACTACTTCGAGCTACTCGACCACCGCGATGGCGTCGTGCCGACCTGCGAAGAGGAGCCCGCCACGTCCTGCTCGCTGTAG
- a CDS encoding DUF7115 domain-containing protein, with protein MDVPDLVRQSLGDEEIQAGVSLGDDDAICFTPTRSLVYRSEGLLSDEGVSEYAHDFERLAVSEGRRKTKYTMTYVDREEKFTVPGNRTDPVLERLVESNLRIEGVLDDDESVTGVFRFSELTLVVAQQRVLKHVGSYTWDGDFEVYDYDDVTGLHFEDGSVATAVVIEAGGRPERIKAPNEQAGVVRRTLQEALFDYHEVDSLDALNRKIAVETEDPNADESDDHSSGLGLDSGIDPLVSDSDDDEAAESEPEPAAGQSGGGTASTSARERDSSAGQSTQTAASTVDLESAADAASTAAESTAASSDDLDAVTDQLEELTAAVEQQNELLEQQQRTVKQLIEELRRGR; from the coding sequence ATGGACGTACCAGACCTCGTCCGGCAGTCGCTCGGGGACGAGGAGATTCAGGCTGGGGTGTCGCTCGGTGACGATGACGCGATCTGTTTCACCCCGACGCGATCGCTCGTCTACCGGAGTGAGGGGCTCCTGAGTGACGAAGGCGTCTCGGAGTACGCACACGACTTCGAACGGCTCGCTGTCTCCGAAGGCCGGCGCAAGACCAAGTACACGATGACCTACGTCGACCGGGAGGAGAAGTTCACCGTCCCGGGCAACCGGACCGACCCGGTGCTCGAACGACTCGTCGAGAGCAACCTCCGAATCGAGGGCGTGCTCGACGACGACGAGTCCGTGACGGGCGTCTTCCGCTTCAGCGAACTCACGCTCGTCGTCGCCCAGCAGCGCGTCCTCAAGCACGTCGGCAGCTACACCTGGGACGGCGACTTCGAGGTGTACGACTACGACGACGTGACGGGCCTGCACTTCGAGGACGGCAGCGTCGCGACGGCCGTCGTCATCGAGGCCGGCGGGCGCCCCGAACGCATCAAGGCCCCCAACGAGCAGGCCGGCGTCGTCCGCCGGACCCTCCAGGAGGCGCTGTTCGACTACCACGAGGTCGACTCGCTCGATGCGCTCAACCGGAAGATCGCCGTCGAGACCGAGGATCCCAACGCCGACGAGAGCGACGACCACTCCAGCGGCCTCGGTCTCGATTCGGGCATCGACCCGCTCGTCAGCGACTCGGACGACGACGAGGCGGCCGAGTCCGAGCCAGAACCGGCGGCCGGGCAGTCCGGCGGCGGGACCGCATCGACGTCGGCGCGGGAGCGCGACTCCTCGGCCGGCCAGTCCACCCAGACCGCCGCCTCGACCGTCGACCTGGAGTCGGCCGCCGACGCCGCGAGCACCGCCGCGGAGTCCACGGCCGCCAGCAGCGACGACCTCGACGCCGTCACCGACCAGCTCGAAGAGCTGACGGCTGCGGTCGAACAGCAGAACGAACTCCTCGAGCAGCAACAGCGCACCGTCAAGCAGCTCATCGAGGAACTCCGCCGCGGTCGGTGA